In the genome of Carassius gibelio isolate Cgi1373 ecotype wild population from Czech Republic chromosome A25, carGib1.2-hapl.c, whole genome shotgun sequence, the window TTATTAAATGTTGATTAGACTGTTGCATGATCTTTGACCAGACTGAAGGAGTCATTACCAGGGGTTTGGGTTTGGCCCGTAGGGAGATACTGCTGGCATTCCTGGCATATAGGACTCTGGAggacacaaaacaaacacatacatatgcaGTGCTGGTGCTGGGAGACATCTGCTGTTTAAAACTGGCATTAACTGGGAATGagagtgtaaaacttattttatatacAAGCAATCTGAGCTAAATAATTAAGTTGCATAAATATATTCCCAAGTCAAGAATTGCCTGTGTACTATTgccaaaaacaaaattaaaaaacaagaaattatatatttttttaagtctattttgtgtgtgtttgtgtgtgtgtacacattacCATGTGTAACAGTGTTGTTATTAATTACAACggaactgaataaaataataaaacataaatattacatttaaaaaataaataaattgaaacttaaatttaactgaatataactgaaataaataagaataaggTCGAAGTTGAAaaagaaactaaaactgaaataaaataaaagcttaatataaatgacaaaagccatataaaaatgactaaataacaaaacaaaattacttgaatttaaagaaaattaaaaaagcaaaatgaaAAGCTAATTAAACGTATTAATAATTACCATAACATTAAataagtaatactaaaataacattgatgtttacataaaaaacaaatcaacaaatTATTTCGatgcttaaagctgcggtagggaacttttgacgctctagcggttaataaacagaactgcttgagtcttgcggaagaacatcgtgccggaactacttctctctgtttatgtctatgaagaaccacacaggtactgggttactccgccgcggtatccccgaatcaatctaaaatagtccgaatataaacacttataataggtgcaccctagtgattcaggacaagccaaaaacactgtttggaaaatggattcatggtgtactcgcttattatgttaatttttctacattttgaacacaaacaaagttacggaccgcagctctgattggttgttttttacgtggagcgatggagtttctgcaaatggcaataggagcactgggaggagccagaggagcttgatttttttcacagattatctgtctcatattcatGTCTcatactgtcaggacataataacaggtttaacaaatatgtaaaaaacccatttttataaaagtgaactactgcagctttaaagtttcgttttctttataaacataacataactaCTTTGTCGATTGTATTGCGAGATTCACAGAAGCGGTGCTCACGGTTCGGGGGTCCGGCTGCTTGGAAGGCCTGGTACGGAGGTTGTGTGGTGGGTCTGGAGAACACGGGCGGCTCCTCACCAAACACCACGATCATGACCTGGATGAGCCCGTACAGATCCGACTGAGGCTGACGGGCCAAGACCAAAGAAAAGTGAGAAATCGGACCTGTTCCGGCTTCCTCATATCGCATACCAAAGTGTTTTTAAAGAGCATAATACATGTtgatttttatgttatattagaCAACAGAATGAAATAATTTGCTGTGACGCATGGAGTCGTACATGTTTCCACTCGTGCAGGTAGGGCAGGTAGATCTTGCCGTTGGCGTCGATGTGTTTGCCGGTCTTGATCATCATCGCACTGGTGGGCTTCACAAAACATATGGGAGGGTTGTAGGGATACGTATCCAGCAGCCACAAGCACACGGGAATATTATACACATTCCCTGAAACGGGAAAACATGCGTGGTTATATGATATAATCCTGCGTCATCTTTACACTGTAAACAGTTCTCTAACCCACCTCTATAACTGACTGGAACCGTTCCTGTGAGGCTCATCAGGTCTCTGGAGGAGCCGTCATTAAACACTGTGAAGGAGACATCCGTTATTCACGGAAATCTGACAAGAATCGAGTTACCAGAGACTCGGGATGAGAGGATCTTACCGTACGCATCCATAACAGGTTTGAGGTCTTTGTACTGAGAGATGACGTTCGTTATCTCCCGCACCGTGAGATCTCTGTATTTGTATTGctgaaatatagaaaataatacatacatatatataaataaataagcacacAAACTAATGTGTCTACACTATAAAGCTTTATCACAAAGAAATGTCTGAAAATGTATCGTATCAgctatcaaaatatttaaatatgcattcaacgataaaaaaaaaaagtttgcttaagatattaaatgaaagttattatgaaacattaatataattattttgactTTCAAAAAGTAACACAATATGATATCAGCAAATTCCATCATGGCAACTATTTCAAAACTAAACTTAAAagtactaaaaaaaagaaaaaaagaaatcataaacagacaaaataaacaaatacttaaataaaaattacaatgatataataataaatatacaaattctaaatattaataaatactacatttcactcatatattttgaaaatgtataatattaatataacactAAATGTATAATATCAACTTTAAGGcactttataatttattattatctcATTAACAAGAATGAGAAATTCTACACAAAAATCTTGATGCTAGATTGTATTTTGTATGAATAattcttaatttttaatttcttaTGTTTTCACAAGTCTGATCACAATTCATGAAATATTTAATCGTTATATGTCTAAACGCGTTTGCTAATGTTATTATTAAcgaaagttattataaaatatgacCTATTTTGACTTCAAAACATATGAAACCAATCAATTCCAGCATGACAACAATCTTATAAGAACGCGAATAACCTGTCAAATACAGTAGATATGAGATTATTTCCCATTTTAACACAATAATATTAAACATCCATCATATTCTTACCCTATTAATTTAACAAACTTTTCACATTCAAGAATAAACAAAATACTGACCTTCAGCATCTTTTTAAGAGCTCCTTCGTTGACAACAGCCATGACTTActacacaaatataaataaacacactaaacagcagataaaaaaacggaataaatgtgaaataaacgaGTTTCTGAGCTCAGGCCACAAGAATCCAACAGAGCCTGAAATACTCGTATTGACGCCTGCTGTCCGACACAAACACACTCTAAACGCCTTAATAACTCATTAACACGCTCCGAATAATAATTACttaatgagaaaataataaatacaggTGAAATCGACCAGCATTCATCTCGAGGAAGATAAACAATGCAAGCCGCGCGAGCAGTTTCACTTCCGGCGGGAGTGTTCTGGgcgtttttcaaaataaaagtctgacaAGTGGTTTCTTTGAACATATTTAATTCACGTCATCACAattcataatatattataataaaatacatatgtatcctattttttttaaatagtttatttttaataaaacttcaTGTTCGTAGAATTTGAGTGAATTTCGTTGTGATATCCCACTGTAAATAACTGCATATTTACATATCTAGGTAGGTGTTTTTATAGGTCAATATGAATAcatgaggaagaaaaaaacattgaacTGAGCATGAATCACTAGGAAAACCTTGCTTCACAAACGTGTATACTCACATTAAATGTACATCAAATTTATTTGAGTATTAACATTCAAGCTGCTCAAATTTAAcattcgttattattattattattattattattattcaacaaaTATTTACAGTTTCATGCAAATGTCTACTTTAACAACAACACATGTGTACAAAATCACACTGCAGATATATCTAGCAAGCTAACAGATGGTTTCATTATGTTCTGAGAAAGGAAGATCGTCCTCTCTGTCCAGCATCACATGTGAGATTTCCTCAGCTGAGGGTTTGTGATAAGCAGAACCTGCTGAACAGAAACATTAATGGTCATTTTACCTTAACATCCACACAAGTACACAGATGCATTTTCTTTAAGACTGCAAAACAATATGGCAGCCTTATTTAAATGCCATGTTTTTCTATTGCTGTAGTGTCGGTGCAGAATgctaattattaaaacataaaatcaaaacataaaaccacATCAACCTTTGGACACCTTATCATATTTTGGTTCACCTTAACTAGGTCAACTGCCTGTTTACCTGTTTCCTTGAAGTAATTAGGACAGAAGAagggattcaggagtgaagctgctctacATGAAACTATATGATATGAAGAGATTATGGGAATGAATAACCAAACTATACTCACAGTCTTTTGGGTAAAGACAGATACGTAGAGGAGGAACTTCACTAAACACGACCTTCATAACCTGAATCAAGCTGTGCAGATCACACtgcatctgtaaaaaaaaaaaaaaaatgcaaatcatttaatgaaaatacagaaaattgtAAATGCTTTGTATTGAGGCAGGTCAAACCCATTGTAGCCTGCTCAGGCAGTAGACTCACATGTGTCCACTCGTCCAGGTAAGGCATCAGGATCTCTCCACTGCTGTTGACGTGTCTGCTGGCCACGATCACCATCTCCGGCGTGGGCTTCACATAGCAGATGGGCGCAGTGCGCGGATAACTTTCCTTTAGCCACAGACTCACTGGAATATTGTAGCGTTTCCCTGAACCACAACATGTGGAAGTGTTTTGATTGCTGCATTCTtaaaatgtatgcaataataatCTCTTTTTTCTTAACCGTGAAACCAAAGTAAAGTCCAGTTATCTTTATGGTGAAATTTACCTTCATAAAACACCTTAATTGTTCCAGTCAAACCGACCAAGGTCCTCGCTGTGCCATCATTGAAGACTGTGAAGAAATCACAAGAAAAATACAAACTGATTTCCTTAAAGAAATAAGTAAATTCTGTGCACTGTGAACATATTTTTAACAAACACTTTTAAAAGAGTTAGTGGTTCTTTGTAAAACATTAGAATTTCACTGTAAACCTTTCTTCATATAAAATAACTGATGAAGCGCTGTTAACTTATTTAATATCATCAAATCgtactaaatgtaatgtatttcagTAAGTTTCCATGAAGTAATCTcttaattacacaaaataaaaaaatcaagtcatattcTTTATTGCCAGTGTAAAAGTACAACAAAATTtgatattactttaaaatatttttcacattgtttatttaaaatattgtattaatattttatttaattattttaaaattattatataattatatgtatttatttaaagctcCAAAACATTGTTATTTGGGTCTAAGTTTTAATGCCTAATTGTAAAAtaccagtttgtgtgtgtgtgtaaacttatatattttatattctatatatagaaattttg includes:
- the zgc:123278 gene encoding tumor susceptibility gene 101 protein isoform X2 — encoded protein: MTVTPVRDLKRVLPRTYCHRREVLSEISTVLSQHQSLQPVLDRFVFNDGTARTLVGLTGTIKVFYEECSNQNTSTCCGSGKRYNIPVSLWLKESYPRTAPICYVKPTPEMVIVASRHVNSSGEILMPYLDEWTHMQCDLHSLIQVMKVVFSEVPPLRICLYPKDCSAYHKPSAEEISHVMLDREDDLPFSEHNETIC
- the zgc:123278 gene encoding tumor susceptibility gene 101 protein isoform X3 codes for the protein MTVTPVRDLKRVLPRTYCHRREVLSEISTVLSQHQSLQPVLDRFVFNDGTARTLVGLTGTIKVFYEGKRYNIPVSLWLKESYPRTAPICYVKPTPEMVIVASRHVNSSGEILMPYLDEWTHMQCDLHSLIQVMKVVFSEVPPLRICLYPKDSGSAYHKPSAEEISHVMLDREDDLPFSEHNETIC
- the zgc:123278 gene encoding tumor susceptibility gene 101 protein isoform X1, yielding MTVTPVRDLKRVLPRTYCHRREVLSEISTVLSQHQSLQPVLDRFVFNDGTARTLVGLTGTIKVFYEECSNQNTSTCCGSGKRYNIPVSLWLKESYPRTAPICYVKPTPEMVIVASRHVNSSGEILMPYLDEWTHMQCDLHSLIQVMKVVFSEVPPLRICLYPKDSGSAYHKPSAEEISHVMLDREDDLPFSEHNETIC